The proteins below are encoded in one region of Zavarzinia compransoris:
- the cysE gene encoding serine O-acetyltransferase, whose translation MPQRQTLPTPVTVLSRDRGPGAPADVWAALVDHAGRIARGEPLLAPLARRWVLGKPDFAAALGAMLADKVSGDMAPRDTVAEVIAETLLADPVITAATLTDLAAILDRDPAVKGAAHPFLFFKGFQALQVHRIAHHLWQAGRHDAALFFQSRAAEVFAVDIHPAAPLGTGVMLDHGTGLVVGETASIGNNVSILQKVTLGGTGKTGGDRHPKVRDGVLLSAGATILGNIEIGRNAKVGAGSVVLHDVPAYATVAGVPAKVVGWCKQGAPALSMDHDLPEE comes from the coding sequence ATGCCCCAGCGTCAAACCCTGCCGACCCCGGTAACGGTCCTTTCGCGGGACCGGGGGCCGGGTGCGCCCGCCGATGTCTGGGCGGCGCTGGTCGACCATGCCGGGCGCATCGCCCGGGGCGAACCCCTGCTCGCCCCCCTCGCCCGGCGCTGGGTGCTGGGCAAGCCGGATTTCGCCGCAGCCCTCGGCGCCATGCTGGCGGACAAGGTCTCGGGCGATATGGCCCCGCGCGATACGGTCGCCGAGGTGATCGCGGAAACCCTGCTGGCCGATCCGGTCATCACCGCCGCCACCCTGACCGACCTCGCCGCCATCCTGGACCGCGACCCGGCGGTCAAGGGCGCCGCCCATCCCTTCCTGTTCTTCAAGGGCTTCCAGGCGCTTCAGGTGCACCGGATCGCCCATCACCTGTGGCAGGCCGGGCGCCACGACGCCGCCCTCTTCTTCCAGAGCCGCGCGGCCGAGGTTTTCGCCGTCGACATCCACCCGGCCGCGCCGCTCGGCACCGGGGTCATGCTCGACCATGGCACCGGCCTCGTCGTGGGCGAGACCGCCTCGATCGGCAACAATGTCTCGATCCTGCAGAAGGTGACCCTGGGCGGCACCGGCAAGACCGGCGGCGACCGCCACCCCAAGGTGCGCGACGGCGTGCTGCTCAGCGCCGGGGCCACCATCCTCGGCAATATCGAGATCGGCCGCAACGCCAAGGTCGGCGCCGGCAGCGTGGTGCTGCACGACGTCCCGGCCTATGCCACCGTTGCCGGCGTGCCGGCCAAGGTGGTCGGCTGGTGCAAGCAGGGCGCGCCCGCCCTCAGCATGGACCACGACCTGCCGGAAGAGTGA
- a CDS encoding PQQ-like beta-propeller repeat protein translates to MIASASLRPGATSRPLKPLSAVLLTAFLGACSSLNPFSSEPAQRVEGERISVLGTQALTVTPDASVAGLSVQLPPPYLNTQWPQPGGFPAHAMYHLQTGPELRVVWTASAGAGDSADTRLVAQPVVSEDSVYILDTVARVHALSTDGKARWTISLQPEDEDSPTGFFGGVAVDGGRVYVTTGYGEVVVLEAATGNVVWRKSIGIPFRSGPTVNGGRVFGVTQDNQLFALSTEDGEVLWNHVGISESAGFLGAASPAVAGEAVVVPFSSGEIFALRVENGRVIWSDNLIRTGATTPIAALNDIRGQVVIDRGDVFASSHAGSTVGIELRTGSRLWDRAIGSSNTPWAGGDFIYMISDENEVICLTRNDGKVRWVTPLPRYQDDRSATGAIVWSGPVLAGDRLLLASNTGVMTAISPYSGDVLGSIELPGKTVIAPVVANATVYVLTTNGTLVAIR, encoded by the coding sequence ATGATCGCAAGTGCCTCCCTGCGCCCCGGCGCGACCAGCCGCCCCTTGAAGCCGCTGTCGGCGGTGCTGCTGACCGCCTTTCTCGGCGCCTGCTCGTCGCTCAATCCGTTTTCCTCCGAACCCGCCCAGCGGGTCGAGGGCGAGCGTATCTCGGTGCTCGGCACCCAGGCCCTGACGGTGACGCCCGACGCCTCGGTGGCGGGTCTCTCCGTGCAGCTGCCGCCGCCCTATCTGAACACCCAGTGGCCGCAGCCGGGCGGCTTCCCCGCCCATGCCATGTATCACCTCCAGACCGGGCCCGAGCTTCGCGTGGTCTGGACCGCGTCCGCCGGCGCCGGCGACAGTGCCGATACCCGCCTGGTCGCCCAGCCCGTGGTGTCGGAAGATTCGGTCTATATCCTTGACACCGTCGCCCGCGTCCATGCCCTGTCGACGGACGGCAAGGCGCGCTGGACCATCAGCCTTCAGCCCGAGGACGAGGATTCGCCGACCGGCTTCTTCGGCGGCGTCGCGGTCGACGGCGGCCGGGTCTATGTCACCACCGGTTACGGCGAGGTCGTGGTGCTCGAGGCCGCCACCGGCAATGTGGTGTGGCGGAAGTCGATCGGCATTCCCTTCCGCTCCGGCCCGACGGTCAACGGCGGCCGCGTCTTCGGCGTGACCCAGGACAACCAGCTTTTCGCCCTCTCGACCGAGGACGGCGAAGTGCTGTGGAACCATGTCGGCATTTCGGAAAGCGCCGGCTTCCTCGGCGCCGCCAGCCCGGCGGTGGCGGGCGAAGCGGTGGTCGTGCCCTTCTCCTCGGGCGAAATCTTCGCCCTCCGGGTCGAGAACGGCCGCGTCATCTGGTCGGACAACCTGATCCGCACCGGGGCGACGACGCCGATCGCCGCCCTCAACGATATCCGCGGCCAGGTCGTGATCGATCGCGGCGACGTCTTCGCCTCCAGCCATGCCGGCAGCACGGTCGGCATCGAGCTGCGCACCGGCAGCCGGCTGTGGGACCGCGCCATCGGCTCCAGCAATACGCCCTGGGCCGGCGGCGATTTCATCTACATGATCTCGGACGAGAACGAGGTCATCTGCCTGACCCGCAACGACGGCAAGGTGCGCTGGGTCACCCCCCTGCCGCGCTACCAGGACGACCGCTCGGCCACCGGCGCCATCGTCTGGTCGGGCCCCGTGCTCGCGGGCGACCGGCTGCTGCTCGCCTCCAACACCGGCGTGATGACGGCGATCTCGCCCTATTCCGGCGATGTCCTCGGCTCGATCGAACTGCCGGGCAAGACGGTGATCGCCCCCGTGGTCGCCAATGCCACGGTCTATGTCCTGACGACGAACGGTACGCTCGTCGCCATCCGCTGA
- the purF gene encoding amidophosphoribosyltransferase — translation MTTPFDDDHLREECGVFGIYGHAEAARHVALGLHALQHRGQEAAGIVAFDGARFQAHRAMGHVSETFESDRVMAELSGYAAIGHVRYATFGATILRNVQPLFADLSFGGFGIAHNGNLTNAMTLRRKLVKQGCIFQSTSDTETILHLVATSTKNSEIDRLIDALHQIEGAYSLVALTSSMMLGMRDPLGVRPLVLGKLDDGSMVFASETCALDIIGADFVRDVEPGEIVIISDDGIQSLKPFQSPRPRFCIFEHIYFARPDSVVEGRSVYDVRKQIGAELARESGVDADVVIPVPDSGVPASIGYAAEARIPFELGIIRNHYVGRTFIEPTQQIRNLGVKLKHNANRPQIAGRRVVLVDDSIVRGTTSLKIVQMVRDAGAREVHMRIASPPTTHSCFYGVDTPERSQLLAATHDIEGMRKFIQADSLAFISMDGLYRAMGEAGRNPAAPQFCDACFTGDYPVSLTDHWGGDEDQSRRSRVKIAG, via the coding sequence TTGACGACCCCTTTCGACGACGATCATCTTCGTGAGGAATGCGGCGTTTTCGGCATCTACGGCCATGCCGAAGCCGCCCGCCACGTCGCCCTCGGCCTGCATGCGCTTCAGCATCGCGGCCAGGAAGCGGCGGGGATCGTCGCCTTCGACGGCGCCCGTTTCCAGGCCCACCGCGCCATGGGCCATGTCTCGGAAACCTTCGAATCCGACCGGGTGATGGCGGAACTGTCGGGCTATGCCGCCATCGGCCATGTCCGCTACGCCACTTTCGGCGCCACCATCCTGCGCAATGTCCAGCCGCTGTTCGCCGACCTGTCCTTCGGCGGCTTCGGCATCGCCCATAACGGCAACCTGACCAATGCCATGACCCTGCGGCGCAAGCTGGTGAAGCAGGGCTGCATCTTCCAGTCGACGTCGGACACGGAAACCATCCTGCACCTGGTCGCCACCTCGACCAAAAACAGCGAGATCGACCGCCTGATCGACGCCCTGCACCAGATCGAAGGCGCCTACAGCCTGGTCGCCCTGACCAGCAGCATGATGCTGGGCATGCGCGATCCCCTGGGGGTCCGGCCCCTGGTGCTCGGCAAGCTCGACGACGGCTCGATGGTCTTCGCCTCCGAGACCTGCGCCCTCGACATCATCGGCGCCGATTTCGTGCGCGACGTCGAACCGGGCGAGATCGTCATCATCAGCGACGACGGCATCCAGAGCCTGAAACCGTTCCAGTCCCCGCGCCCGCGCTTCTGCATCTTCGAGCACATCTATTTCGCCCGTCCCGACAGCGTGGTCGAGGGCCGCAGCGTCTATGACGTGCGCAAGCAGATCGGCGCCGAACTGGCGCGGGAAAGCGGCGTCGACGCGGATGTGGTCATCCCGGTGCCGGATTCGGGCGTGCCCGCCTCGATCGGCTATGCCGCCGAAGCCAGGATCCCGTTCGAACTGGGCATCATCCGCAACCACTACGTCGGCCGCACTTTCATCGAGCCGACCCAGCAGATCCGCAATCTCGGCGTCAAGCTGAAGCACAATGCCAACCGGCCGCAGATCGCCGGCCGGCGCGTGGTCCTGGTCGACGATTCGATCGTGCGCGGCACCACCTCCCTCAAGATCGTGCAGATGGTGCGCGACGCCGGCGCCCGCGAGGTGCACATGCGCATCGCCAGCCCGCCGACCACCCATTCCTGCTTCTACGGCGTCGACACGCCGGAACGCAGCCAGTTGCTGGCCGCGACCCACGATATCGAGGGCATGCGCAAGTTCATCCAGGCCGACAGCCTCGCCTTCATCTCGATGGACGGGCTTTACCGCGCCATGGGCGAAGCCGGCCGCAACCCGGCCGCGCCGCAATTCTGCGACGCCTGTTTCACCGGCGATTATCCGGTGTCGCTGACCGACCATTGGGGCGGCGACGAGGACCAGTCCCGCCGCTCGCGGGTGAAGATTGCAGGCTGA
- a CDS encoding SDR family NAD(P)-dependent oxidoreductase, translating to MSTERPLEGRLALITGASRGIGWAVARAYAEAGADLILIARTVGALEELDDTIRAHGGRPSTLVPLDLKDYDGIDRLGGAIAERWGKLDILVSNAGVLGTLSPLGHLKVKDWEALMAINVTANWRLIRSLDPLLRASDGGRAIFVTSGAADKGEAYWGGYATSKAALNALVKAYAAETATTGLRVNLLSPGPVNTGMRAKAFPGEERDLLPRPADVAPLFVDLARKEETRHGQIVRYHRN from the coding sequence TTGAGCACCGAACGACCGCTTGAAGGGCGCCTGGCCCTGATCACCGGGGCGTCGCGCGGCATCGGCTGGGCCGTCGCCCGCGCCTATGCCGAGGCCGGCGCCGACCTGATCCTGATCGCCCGCACCGTCGGCGCGCTCGAGGAACTGGACGACACCATCCGCGCCCACGGCGGCCGGCCCTCGACCCTGGTGCCCCTGGACCTCAAGGATTACGACGGCATCGACCGGTTGGGCGGCGCCATCGCCGAACGCTGGGGCAAGCTCGATATCCTGGTTTCCAATGCCGGCGTGCTGGGCACGCTGTCGCCGCTCGGCCACCTGAAGGTGAAGGACTGGGAGGCGCTGATGGCGATCAACGTCACCGCCAACTGGCGCCTGATCCGCTCGCTCGATCCCTTGCTGCGGGCCTCCGACGGCGGGCGCGCGATCTTCGTCACCTCGGGCGCCGCCGACAAGGGCGAAGCCTATTGGGGCGGCTATGCCACCTCCAAGGCGGCGCTGAACGCCCTGGTCAAGGCCTATGCCGCGGAAACCGCGACCACCGGCCTCCGGGTCAACCTGCTTTCGCCCGGGCCGGTCAATACCGGCATGCGGGCCAAGGCGTTCCCGGGCGAGGAGCGCGACCTGCTGCCGCGGCCGGCCGATGTCGCCCCCCTCTTCGTCGATCTGGCGCGCAAGGAAGAAACCCGCCACGGCCAGATTGTGCGCTATCATCGGAACTGA
- a CDS encoding tetratricopeptide repeat protein: MSDIFQEIDEDLRRERLMGIWRRYGTAIVALGIGLVVGVGAFIGWRNYSESKLNDNAHALAAAAQLIGEGKHAEAAKAFADLGADAGGAYGDIALLDAAAATYDAGDAAAAVALYDRVAAGSADPSLAALARVLAVQVLLDTAPVADLDARLDAVGAQPGFVPAVRELRAYVRLKAGATDDARRLLAEVVDDAAAPGRVKGRAKEVLDALGGRLPAAPVTPPSDQPSESEGQRP; the protein is encoded by the coding sequence GTGTCCGACATCTTTCAGGAAATCGACGAGGACCTGCGGCGCGAACGACTGATGGGCATCTGGCGCCGTTACGGGACCGCCATTGTTGCCCTGGGGATCGGGCTCGTCGTCGGTGTCGGCGCCTTCATCGGCTGGCGCAATTATTCCGAATCGAAGCTGAACGACAATGCCCATGCGCTTGCCGCCGCCGCTCAGCTGATCGGCGAGGGCAAGCATGCCGAGGCGGCGAAGGCCTTCGCCGATCTCGGCGCGGATGCCGGCGGCGCCTATGGCGACATCGCCCTGCTCGATGCTGCCGCCGCCACCTATGACGCCGGCGATGCCGCCGCTGCCGTCGCACTCTACGACCGCGTCGCCGCCGGTTCGGCCGATCCGTCGCTGGCGGCGCTGGCGCGGGTCCTGGCCGTCCAGGTGCTGCTCGACACGGCGCCGGTGGCCGATCTCGATGCCCGCCTCGATGCGGTCGGGGCACAGCCCGGCTTTGTCCCCGCGGTCCGCGAATTGCGTGCCTATGTCCGCCTCAAGGCCGGCGCGACCGACGACGCGCGCAGGCTACTGGCCGAGGTGGTGGACGATGCCGCCGCCCCCGGCCGCGTGAAGGGCCGCGCCAAGGAAGTTCTGGATGCCCTGGGCGGCCGCCTGCCGGCTGCCCCGGTCACGCCGCCGTCCGATCAACCGTCCGAGAGCGAGGGGCAACGCCCATGA
- the der gene encoding ribosome biogenesis GTPase Der produces MVSEHHKLRFAIVGRPNVGKSTLFNRLVGKKLALVDDTPGVTRDRREGEGRLASLQFSVFDTAGFEDVVDDSMEGRMRRQTERAITDSDLVLFLFDARAGVTPLDLAFARLLRKSDVPVVLCANKAEGKEGQIGAAGAWEIGLGDAVLLSAEHGEGMLDLYETIVDRLEARGIDPFAHEDEGAEDDAGEAFDPDVEVIEDPLKPLRVAVVGRPNVGKSSLVNRILGEDRLITGPEAGLTRDSISVVWTWQGREIKLFDTAGLRKKARVETKLEKLSAGDTIRAVKFAEVVILLIDAVQGIERQDLVIADRVIYEGRALIVALNKWDAVEDHNKTLVDLKEKLEIHLPQVRGLPVVTLSARTGRGVDKLMPAVLTAYAKWNRRVPTAKLNRWLAEATERHPAPAVGGRRLRPRYMTQVKARPPTFALFMNRPGELPESYIRYLVNGLRDVFDMEGSPVRVMLRKNENPYDDE; encoded by the coding sequence ATGGTCTCGGAACACCATAAATTGCGGTTCGCCATCGTCGGCCGCCCCAATGTCGGCAAGTCGACCCTGTTCAACCGCCTGGTCGGCAAGAAGCTGGCCCTGGTCGATGACACCCCGGGCGTCACGCGCGACCGCCGCGAGGGCGAGGGACGGCTGGCGTCGCTTCAGTTCTCGGTCTTCGATACCGCGGGCTTCGAGGACGTGGTCGACGATTCGATGGAAGGCCGCATGCGCCGCCAGACCGAGCGTGCGATCACCGATTCCGACCTCGTGCTGTTCCTGTTCGATGCCAGGGCCGGGGTAACCCCGCTCGACCTCGCCTTCGCCCGCCTGCTGCGGAAATCCGACGTTCCCGTCGTCCTCTGCGCCAATAAGGCCGAGGGCAAGGAGGGCCAGATCGGCGCCGCCGGGGCCTGGGAAATCGGCCTCGGCGATGCGGTGCTGCTCTCGGCCGAGCACGGCGAGGGCATGCTCGACCTCTATGAGACCATCGTCGACCGCCTGGAAGCGCGCGGCATCGATCCCTTCGCCCATGAGGACGAGGGCGCGGAGGATGACGCCGGCGAAGCCTTCGACCCGGATGTCGAGGTCATTGAGGACCCCCTGAAGCCGCTGCGCGTCGCCGTGGTCGGGCGGCCCAATGTCGGCAAGTCCAGCCTGGTCAACCGCATCCTCGGCGAGGACCGGCTGATCACCGGGCCGGAAGCGGGCCTGACCCGCGATTCGATCTCGGTGGTCTGGACCTGGCAGGGGCGCGAGATCAAATTGTTCGACACCGCGGGCCTGCGCAAGAAGGCGCGGGTCGAGACCAAGCTCGAAAAACTGTCCGCCGGCGATACCATCCGGGCGGTGAAATTCGCCGAGGTGGTGATCCTGCTGATCGATGCCGTCCAGGGCATCGAGCGCCAGGATCTCGTCATCGCCGACCGGGTGATCTACGAGGGCCGCGCCCTGATCGTTGCACTGAACAAATGGGATGCGGTCGAGGATCACAACAAGACCCTGGTCGACCTTAAGGAAAAGCTGGAGATCCACCTGCCGCAGGTGCGCGGCCTGCCGGTGGTGACCCTGTCGGCGCGGACCGGCCGGGGCGTCGACAAGCTGATGCCCGCGGTGCTGACGGCCTATGCCAAGTGGAACCGGCGCGTGCCCACCGCCAAGCTGAACCGCTGGCTGGCCGAGGCGACGGAACGGCATCCCGCCCCGGCGGTGGGCGGGCGGCGTCTCCGCCCGCGCTACATGACCCAGGTGAAGGCGCGGCCGCCGACCTTCGCCCTGTTCATGAACCGGCCGGGCGAATTGCCCGAGTCCTATATCCGCTATCTGGTGAACGGCCTCCGCGATGTCTTCGACATGGAAGGCTCGCCGGTCCGGGTCATGCTGCGGAAGAACGAAAACCCCTATGACGACGAGTAA